A segment of the Entomomonas moraniae genome:
TGGGCGATATAGTTTTGTGACGATTGGCAAAGGATTGGTAATTCATCCTCAACAAAAGGTTTAAACCGTTTTTTAAACTGTACCTCGGGAAAAACAGTATCTTTGGCTTGTTCAAGTCCTAATAATAACTGTTGCGTAATATTTTCTGTGGTTAAAAAGGGTGTTTGCCAAAAGCTTTTTTCAACTTTGTAACTGTTGATGAGAATAAGCTTACTAACCCCCATTGTAGCGATTGTCTGGAAAACACGGCGGAGCATCTTGGGGCGTGGTAGAGCTAGAAGTAGTGTGATCGGTAACTTAGGTGGTGGTGGTGTGTTGAGTTGTATATCATCGATAATAACATGGTCTGCTCCCAAGTAGCTGATCGTGCCATTTCCCATGTTACCGTTAATAAGCCCTATATTAAGTGTATCACCAACGTTGCTATTATAAATTTGTTGGATATGTTGTAACTGTCTACCCGCTATTTTAGCTTGTTGTGGGTTGATTAAGTCATCAGGGGAAAGTAACAATAAGTTCATGAAGAGGACGTAGGGTTATTTTTTGTTCTAGCTGCTTTTTCTTCAAGCCCAGATAACCCAAAGCGGCGATCTAACTCATCTAATACTTGTTGCGGGTCGATATTTAATGAGGATAGCATTACAAGACTATGAAACCATAAGTCTGCTGTTTCATAAATTACATCATCATGGGTACCACTTACTGCTGCATCTTTAGCCGCTATAATGGTTTCTGTCGCTTCTTCACCGACTTTTTCTAAAATCTTATTAATGCCCTTTTGGTATAAACTTGCCACATAAGAGCTTTCAGGAGAGGCTTGTTTACGTTCTTCTAAAACTTGTGTGATGCGTTTAATAGTGTCAGACATTATGATTAGCTCTTGTGGTAAATTTCTTCAGGATTTTTTAGTGGGCTGGAAATTTCAACCCATTGGTTGTCTTTTAGTTCACGGTAAAAACAACTGATACGACCTGTATGGCAAGCAATTTTACCAAGCTGCTCTACTTTAAGTAGTATGACGTCGTTATCACAGTCTAAATAGATGCCA
Coding sequences within it:
- a CDS encoding 16S rRNA (uracil(1498)-N(3))-methyltransferase; the protein is MNLLLLSPDDLINPQQAKIAGRQLQHIQQIYNSNVGDTLNIGLINGNMGNGTISYLGADHVIIDDIQLNTPPPPKLPITLLLALPRPKMLRRVFQTIATMGVSKLILINSYKVEKSFWQTPFLTTENITQQLLLGLEQAKDTVFPEVQFKKRFKPFVEDELPILCQSSQNYIAHLGDYLPCPSLPNQPITLAIGPEGGWIDYEVNKLTHLGFTPIQLGQRILRVETAVTALLTKLYY
- a CDS encoding phosphoribosyl-ATP diphosphatase, with amino-acid sequence MSDTIKRITQVLEERKQASPESSYVASLYQKGINKILEKVGEEATETIIAAKDAAVSGTHDDVIYETADLWFHSLVMLSSLNIDPQQVLDELDRRFGLSGLEEKAARTKNNPTSSS